The Benincasa hispida cultivar B227 chromosome 11, ASM972705v1, whole genome shotgun sequence genome has a segment encoding these proteins:
- the LOC120089934 gene encoding 50S ribosomal protein L24, chloroplastic: MAAMAALQSSMTALSLSSNSFLGQRLPPPTIYAAPVTSKEKPCLIVMRLKRWERKECKPNSLPVLHKMHVKVGDTVKVIAGRDKGKIGEITKIFKHNSKVIVNEINLKTKHVKSREEEEQGQIIKIEAPIHSSNVMLYSKEQNVASRVGHKTLENGKRVRYLIKTGEIIDSVENWKKLKEENSKTEVATTA, from the exons ATGGCAGCCATGGCTGCGCTTCAGAGCTCTATGACCGCTCTTTCCCTCTCTTCCAATTCCTTCCTCGGCCAACGCCTTCCACCGCCCACAATTTACGCTGCTCCC GTAACGTCAAAAGAGAAGCCATGTCTCATAGTAATGAGG CTTAAAAGATGGGAGCGGAAGGAATGTAAGCCAAACAGCCTTCCAGTATTACACAAAATGCATGTCAAGGTTGGAGACACAGTGAAAGTTATAGCTGGTCGTGATAAGGGAAAAATTGGAGAAATCACtaaaatttttaaacataatagCAAAGTGATAGTGAACGAAATAAATCTGAAGACAAAGCATGTAAAGAGCAGAGAGGAGGAAGAACAAGGACAGATTATTAAG ATCGAAGCACCAATCCACAGCTCCAATGTGATGCTTTACTCGAAAGAACAGAATGTAGCAAGTCGGGTCGGTCacaaaacacttgaaaatggaAAACGAGTACGTTACCTCATAAAAACTGGGGAAATAATTGACAGCGTTGAAAATTGGAAGAAATTGAAGGAAGAGAACAGCAAAA